The following proteins are encoded in a genomic region of Roseinatronobacter sp. S2:
- the dnaJ gene encoding molecular chaperone DnaJ, translating into MAKRDFYEVLGVSRSASAEEIKKAYRKKAKELHPDRNSDNPNAEAQFKEANEAYDALKDADRKAAYDRFGHAAFDGSMGGGGGHPGAAGARGGFGGNGDFASAFSDVFEDLFGDFVGGGRGGARTRASRGSDLRYNMRISLEEAFSGTRKTIRVPRLSQCEACNGTGAEGGAEPVTCPTCSGMGKVRAQQGFFTVERTCPTCGGNGQIVKNPCAACGGAGRVEKESTLSVNIPAGVETGTRIRLSGEGEAGLRGGPAGDLYIFVNVAEHQIFKRDGVTLYCHVPVSVARAALGGEVEVPTIDGGRSRVKVPAGSQSGRQMRLRGKGMPALRGGGQGDMLIELAVETPVNLTARQKELLEEFEKLSAENNPESSGFFDKVKSFWDGMKN; encoded by the coding sequence ATGGCCAAACGCGATTTCTATGAAGTTCTGGGCGTCAGCCGTTCCGCCTCTGCCGAGGAAATCAAGAAAGCCTATCGCAAAAAGGCCAAGGAACTGCACCCCGACCGGAACTCTGACAACCCCAATGCCGAAGCGCAGTTCAAGGAAGCCAATGAGGCTTATGATGCGCTGAAAGATGCCGACCGCAAGGCCGCCTATGACCGCTTTGGTCATGCCGCATTCGATGGCAGCATGGGCGGCGGGGGTGGTCATCCGGGTGCGGCGGGTGCACGCGGCGGATTTGGCGGCAATGGCGATTTTGCCAGCGCATTTTCCGATGTGTTCGAAGACCTGTTTGGCGATTTCGTCGGTGGCGGGCGTGGCGGCGCACGCACGCGTGCCAGCCGCGGGTCGGACCTGCGCTATAATATGCGCATCTCGCTGGAAGAAGCCTTTAGCGGAACGCGCAAGACCATCCGTGTGCCGCGCCTGTCGCAATGCGAAGCCTGCAATGGCACCGGCGCCGAAGGCGGGGCCGAACCTGTCACCTGCCCGACCTGTTCGGGAATGGGCAAGGTGCGGGCACAACAGGGTTTTTTCACTGTTGAACGCACCTGTCCGACCTGTGGCGGGAATGGCCAGATCGTCAAGAACCCGTGTGCCGCCTGCGGTGGCGCAGGGCGTGTGGAAAAGGAATCAACCCTGTCGGTCAATATTCCCGCAGGCGTTGAAACCGGCACGCGCATCCGCCTGTCGGGCGAGGGCGAGGCGGGGCTGCGTGGCGGTCCTGCGGGGGATCTGTATATTTTCGTCAATGTGGCCGAACACCAGATATTCAAACGCGACGGCGTCACGCTTTATTGTCATGTCCCCGTCAGCGTGGCCCGTGCCGCCCTTGGCGGAGAGGTCGAGGTGCCGACCATCGATGGCGGGCGCTCGCGCGTCAAGGTGCCTGCGGGCAGCCAGTCGGGGCGGCAGATGCGCCTGCGCGGCAAGGGCATGCCCGCGCTGCGCGGCGGTGGTCAGGGCGACATGCTGATCGAACTGGCTGTGGAAACGCCGGTTAATCTGACGGCACGGCAAAAGGAATTGCTGGAAGAGTTTGAAAAGCTGAGTGCGGAAAACAACCCCGAAAGCAGCGGCTTTTTTGACAAGGTTAAAAGCTTCTGGGATGGCATGAAAAACTGA
- the radC gene encoding DNA repair protein RadC gives MAQDTSGFSDAALPLFGAVAGVTVPPAPVPSYLRDHRKRLRARFLDGGADAMPDYELLELLLFRAIPRQDVKPLARSLIDTFGDLNRVIAAPAARLRAVGGVGDAVIAELKLAQACAQRMARARVMNRPVISSWAALLDYCHTAMSHRETEQFRVLFLDRKNVLVADEAQGQGTVDHVPVYPREILRRALELNASALILVHNHPSGDPTPSQADIDMTQTILAACAALSITLHDHIVIGQSCELSFRSSGLL, from the coding sequence ATGGCACAGGACACTTCAGGATTTTCAGATGCGGCATTGCCCCTGTTCGGGGCGGTAGCGGGTGTAACTGTTCCGCCCGCGCCTGTGCCGTCCTATCTGCGCGATCACCGCAAAAGATTGCGCGCGCGCTTTCTGGATGGTGGCGCGGATGCCATGCCGGATTATGAATTACTGGAATTGCTTTTATTTCGCGCCATCCCGCGACAAGATGTCAAGCCATTGGCCCGCAGCCTGATTGATACATTTGGCGATCTGAACCGCGTGATTGCAGCGCCTGCCGCACGGTTGCGCGCGGTCGGCGGGGTGGGTGATGCCGTGATTGCCGAATTGAAACTTGCGCAAGCCTGCGCACAGCGCATGGCGCGCGCACGGGTGATGAACAGGCCGGTCATTTCCAGTTGGGCCGCATTGCTGGATTATTGCCACACCGCCATGTCGCACCGCGAAACCGAACAGTTCCGTGTGCTGTTTCTGGACCGGAAGAATGTTCTTGTCGCAGATGAAGCGCAAGGGCAGGGCACAGTTGATCATGTGCCGGTCTATCCGCGCGAAATTCTGCGCCGCGCGCTGGAACTGAATGCCTCGGCGTTAATTCTGGTGCATAATCACCCGTCCGGTGATCCCACCCCGTCGCAGGCAGATATCGACATGACGCAAACCATTCTAGCGGCCTGCGCGGCCCTGTCGATTACCCTGCATGACCATATTGTTATCGGCCAATCCTGCGAATTAAGCTTTCGCAGCAGCGGGTTGCTGTAG